Proteins found in one Triticum aestivum cultivar Chinese Spring chromosome 4D, IWGSC CS RefSeq v2.1, whole genome shotgun sequence genomic segment:
- the LOC123096166 gene encoding eukaryotic translation initiation factor 3 subunit B: MALAISMEAIDARARELGIDLDSVDVDSITLPPGEDFGILSDDEDLLQNEDIPELEMGFANIIVVDNLPVVPPEKYEKLENVLRKIYGQLGVIREGGLWMPTDPETKKTQGYCFIEFNTPQEAEFAMEKTRGYKLDKSHIFAVNMFDDFEKYMKVPDEWAPAEIKPYTPGENLLKWLTDDKARDQFVIRAGTFTEVYWNDARRAMPELVYQKQYWTDSYIQWSPLGTHLATVHRQGAQVWGGDDKFVRLMRFLHPQLKLIDFSPGEKYLITYSSHEPSNPIDTHRVVLNIFDVRTGKVMREFKGSADDFTTGGNMGVSGVSWPIFRWGGGRDDKYFARLGKNVISVYDTETFALIDKKSLKVENVVDFSWSPTDPIISLFVPELGGGNQPARMSLVQIPGKEEIRQKNLFSVSDCKMYWQNNGEYLAVQVDRYTKTKKSIYTGFELFRIKERDIPIEVFELDNKNDKIIAFAWEPKGHRFAVIHGDGPKPDISFYTMKAVNNNVSRVSKLTTLKGKQANALFWSPAGRFIVLAGMRGFNGQLEFFNVDELETMATGEHFMATDIMWDPTGRYLATAVTSVHEMENGFQIWSFNGKQIYKVLKDQFYQFQWRPRPPSLLTPEKEEDISKNLKRYSKKYEQEDQDVHHLLDEEERKRRTRLQEVWEAWVAKWKQLHEDEGAFRMQLRGGEDSDKEEEAEYKEIEAEELVDVTEETVAFDLDQE, from the exons ATGGCGCTTGCGATCTCGATGGAAGCCATAGATGCGCGCGCGCGGGAGCTGGGGATCGACCTTGACTCCGTCGACGTCGACTCCATAACCCTCCCGCCCGGCGAGGACTTCGGTATCCTCAG TGACGACGAGGATTTGCTTCAGAACGAGGACATTCCAGAGCTTGAGATGGGTTTTGCAAACATTATTGTGGTGGACAATCTGCCGGTCGTTCCCCCAGAGAAGTACGAGAAGCTGGAGAATGTTTTGCGCAAGATATATGGTCAGCTTGGTGTGATCAGAGAAGGTGGGCTTTGGATGCCTACGGACCCAGAGACTAAGAAGACCCAGGGCTACTGCTTCATTGAGTTCAATACTCCGCAG GAAGCTGAGTTTGCTATGGAAAAAACACGTGGCTACAAACTGGACAAATCTCACATATTTGCTGTTAATATGTTTGATGACTTTGAGAAGTACATGAAAGTTCCCGATGAGTGGGCGCCTGCTGAAATCAAGCCATACACTCCTGGA GAAAATCTTCTGAAGTGGTTAACTGATGATAAGGCCAGAGATCAGTTTGTGATCCGTGCTGGTACGTTCACGGAAGTGTACTGGAATGATGCTAGGCGGGCAATGCCTGAGCTTGTGTACCAAAAGCAG TACTGGACGGATAGCTATATTCAATGGTCCCCTCTTGGAACACACTTGGCTACCGTGCATAGGCAGGGCGCGCAGGTGTGGGGTGGTGATGATAAGTTTGTTCGTCTAATGCGCTTTCTTCATCCACAG TTGAAACTCATCGATTTCTCTCCCGGTGAGAAATATTTGATTACTTACAGCAGCCATGAGCCCAGCaaccccatagacacacat AGGGTTGTACTAAATATCTTTGATGTACGGACTGGAAAAGTAATGCGGGAGTTCAAGGGAAGTGCTGATGATTTCACTACTGGTGGAAATATGGGTGTGTCTGGTGTTTCATGGCCTATCTTCAG GTGGGGTGGTGGAAGAGATGATAAGTATTTTGCTAGGCTTGGAAAGAATGTTATATCTGTCTATGATACTGAGACGTTCGCTCTTATTGATAAGAAGTCCTTGAAGGTAGAAAATGTGGTTGACTTCAGTTGGTCTCCCACTGACCCTATCATATCACTCTTTGTGCCTGAATTGGGTGGTGGAAATCAGCCTGCCAGG ATGAGTCTTGTGCAAATTCCGGGCAAAGAGGAGATTCGGCAGAAAAATCTTTTCAGTGTGAGCGACTGCAAAATGTACTGGCAAAACAATGGAGAATATCTGGCTGTCCAGGTAGACAGGTACACAAAAACAAAGAAGAGCATTTACACTGGGTTCGAGCTGTTCAGAATCAAGGAACGAGACATCCCAATTGAGGTCTTTGAATTGGACAACAAGAATGACAAGATAATTGCCTTTGCATGGGAGCCTAAAGGTCACCGCTTTGCTGTTATTCATGGTGATGGGCCTAAGCCTGATATAAGTTTCTACACCATGAAAGCAGTCAACAATAATGTTAGTCGTGTGTCCAAGCTCACCACACTCAAGGGCAAGCAGGCCAATGCATTGTTCTGGTCTCCTGCTGGGCGTTTCATTGTTCTGGCAGGGATGAGGGGTTTCAATGGCCAGCTGGAGTTCTTCAACGTTGATGAACTTGAGACCATGGCGACAGGAGAACATTTTATGGCGACTGACATCATGTGGGATCCTACTGGAAG ATATCTCGCAACTGCAGTTACCTCGGTTCATGAGATGGAAAATGGTTTCCAAATCTGGTCCTTCAATGGCAAGCAAATTTACAAGGTTTTAAAGGATCAATTCTATCAG TTCCAATGGCGCCCAAGGCCACCGTCGCTACTTACTCCCGAGAAGGAGGAGGACATCTCAAAGAACCTCAAGCGGTACAGCAAGAAGTACGAACAAGAGGATCAGGACGTGCACCACCTTTTGGACGAGGAGGAGCGCAAGAGACGGACGCGGCTTCAAGAGGTGTGGGAAGCATGGGTCGCCAAGTGGAAGCAGCTGCACGAGGATGAGGGAGCGTTCAGGATGCAGCTTAGGGGCGGGGAGGACAGCGACAAGGAAGAAGAGGCGGAATACAAGGAGATTGAGGCGGAGGAGCTGGTTGATGTCACAGAAGAAACCGTTGCCTTTGACCTGGACCAGGAGTG